A genomic region of Phragmites australis chromosome 2, lpPhrAust1.1, whole genome shotgun sequence contains the following coding sequences:
- the LOC133900837 gene encoding Golgi apparatus membrane protein-like protein ECHIDNA encodes MDQQPQTVSENYANPKTCFFHVLFKAAALAFYILSALFVNNFIIIFVITVLLAALDFWVVKNVSGRILVGLRWWNEINDQGESVWKFECLDGESLARMNKKDSWLFWWTLYFTAAAWIILGIFSLIRLQADYLLVIGVCLTLSIANIVGFTKCNKDAKKNIQNWTTNALLTGSVRSHLQSAFGI; translated from the exons ATGGATCAGCAACCCCAG ACGGTTAGCGAGAATTATGCAAATCCTAAGACATGCTTCTTCCATGTGCTCTTCAAG GCGGCCGCATTGGCATTCTACATACTGTCAGCGCTCTTCGTGAacaacttcatcatcatcttcgtcatcaCTGTGCTCCTTGCGGCACTTGACTTCTGGGTCGTGAAGAATGTCAGTGGAAGGATACTGGTTGGGTTGCGGTGGTGGAACGAGATTAATGACCAGGGCGAGAGCGTCTGGAAGTTTGAGTGCCTTGATGGAGAG TCTCTTGCTAGAATGAACAAGAAGGACTCATGGTTGTTCTGGTGGACTCTTTATTTTACT GCTGCTGCATGGATTATTCTTGGGATATTCTCACTCATCAGACTTCAAGCTGATTACCTTCTTGTCATTGGAGTTTGCTTGACCCTCAGTATTGCAAACATTGTTGGGTTCACCAAATGCAACAAAG ATGCCAAGAAGAACATCCAGAATTGGACTACGAATGCCCTTCTAACGGGGAGTGTCAGGTCACATTTGCAGTCAGCATTCGGTATCTGA